Genomic DNA from Candidatus Methylacidiphilales bacterium:
GAATTTTTTTATAACATCATGATTAATAGATTATTAGGACTGTTTTCCAGCGACATCGGAATTGATTTAGGAACGGCGAATACTTTGATTTATGTCAAGGATCGCGGGATTGTTTTGCGCGAGCCCTCGGTAGTGGCTGTGCAACAGGGCACCCGGAGGGTGTTGGCGGTGGGTGATGAAGCCAAGCGCATGCTCGGCCGTACCCCTGGCAACATTGTGTCGATACGGCCTTTGAAGGACGGGGTTATTTCCGACTTTGAAATCACCGAGGAGATGCTCAAGCAATTTATCCGCAAGGTACACCGCAAGGGCCGTTTGCTGGCTCCGCGTCCCCGGGTGGTGATTGCGGTTCCGTCCGGGATCACCGAGGTTGAAAAACGCGCGGTGCGGGAATCCGCATATCATGCGGGCGCGCGTTATGTAAACCTTATTGAAGAGCCGATGGCGGCGGCGATCGGGGTTGGGCTGCCCGTCCAGGAAGCGGCCGGCAACATGATAGTCGATATCGGCGGCGGCACGACGGAAGTGGCCATCATTTCATTGGCGGGGATTGTGTTCAGCCGGAGTATCCGGGTGGCGGGAGATGAATTGGATGAAAGCGTCACCAATTACATGAAGCGCGCCTATAATCTCGTCATTGGGGAAAGAACGGCGGAAGAGATCAAAATTAAAATCGGTTCGGCTTACCCGTTGGAAAAGGAAACCAGCATTGAGGTCAAGGGGCGCGATCTGGTGGCCGGGTTGCCGAAGACCCTGACCGTTACGTCGCAGGAAGTGCGGGAAGCCTTGTTGGATCCGATTTCCACGATTGTGGAATCCGTCCGAATCAGCCTGGAGCGTTGCCCTCCCGAGCTTTCCGCCGATCTGGTGGAACGCGGCATTGTGCTGGCAGGCGGCGGGGCTTTGCTTCGCGGGTTGGACCGTCTCATCGCGGAAGAAACAGGTTTGCCGGTATATGTGGCCGAGGATCCGCTGAGCGCGGTGGCCGAAGGCACGGGCAAGGTTTTGCAGGAACTGGATTTCCTTACGAAGCTGACGTCGCCCGACCTGCGGTCCTAGCAGTCGGAGTGCGCTATGTCCCGACCTATTTTATTTATTGCCTGTTTTCTTGTCATTGCGCTGGCCATTGCCGGTTTTTTTCTGCCTGACTCCATCCGGCCGAAGCTGGAAAAAATTTCCATCGAAGCGACTTCACCGGTGTGGCGGAGCCTGGATTGGATCAAGGACAAATATGTGAACATCCGCGCCGGCTTTCAAACCGCACAGGAACTCCGTTCGCAGAACCACAAGCTGACGACTGAAAATGCGGGGTTGCAGACCGAGAATGCGATTCTGAGGAGTTTGAAGGAGGAGAACGGGCGGCTGCGGGAGATGATAGGCTTTAAGGACGATTCAAATTTTCAACTCCTGCCTGCCCGGGTCATCCAGCGCGATCCTTCCAACTGGTGGAATGTGGTGATAATCAATCGTGGCTGGGAAGGCAACCCGGCCCTGGCTTCCGATCAGCCGGTTGTTTCTGCGCGCGGCGTGGTGGGCAAAACAGGGGCGGTCGGGAGATATGCCTCCCGGGTGATTTTGTTGGTGGATGAAAACTGCAAAATTTCCGCTGTCACGGAAACCAGCCATGCCCGCGGGATTGTGGTGGGCGCCACTTCGCTCAGTGCGGGAGATCCGCTTTGCCACATCACATTTGTGGGCCGGGATTCCGAGTTTGCGGTCGGCGAACGGGTGTTTACGACGGGATTGGGGGGTGCATTTCCTCCCAATTTATTGATTGGCACGGTCAAGGAAGCGCCTCCTCTGGCGGCAGACAAAAATTTCGGCCTCTACCGCGATGGTGTGATTGAACCGACCGTTGACCTGAACAATCTTGAAGAAGTGTTCGTTGTCACGGGAGTCAAGTAATGCTGCGTTACACCTTTTCCCTTCTGGCGATATATCTGGCCATGCTCTTTTCGCAACGGATGATGCCAGCGGTATTTGGCCTGGACAGCTGGCTGCTGGGGCTGACTCCGGTTTTGCTTTGTTATATTGCATTGCGGGCGGGGGACCTGGCGCTGGTTTCTTTCATTATTCTCGGCGGGTTGTTGCATGACTTGGTGTTGCTGGAATATTTCGGCATGGGACCGCTTCTCTGGGCCATTGTGGTGTTTACCGTCCGGAGCCAGGAACCCTGGGTTGCGGGATCGCACTGGCTGGTTCAGATCCTGATGAATTTTGCCGCTTCGTTTTTGTACCTCTGTTGCGACCGCCTTTTTTTCCTGCTGGTGCACCAATACTGGTCCTGGGATTACAATTTGAGCATCGGGCTGCTCCAAATGTCATTGTTTAACGCATTGTTAGGCCCGCTGCTTTTCGTGGTTTTGGATTTTATTTTGGGAGGAACCGGCAGGATGCGCCGCCAGGCGGCGTT
This window encodes:
- a CDS encoding rod shape-determining protein, with the protein product MINRLLGLFSSDIGIDLGTANTLIYVKDRGIVLREPSVVAVQQGTRRVLAVGDEAKRMLGRTPGNIVSIRPLKDGVISDFEITEEMLKQFIRKVHRKGRLLAPRPRVVIAVPSGITEVEKRAVRESAYHAGARYVNLIEEPMAAAIGVGLPVQEAAGNMIVDIGGGTTEVAIISLAGIVFSRSIRVAGDELDESVTNYMKRAYNLVIGERTAEEIKIKIGSAYPLEKETSIEVKGRDLVAGLPKTLTVTSQEVREALLDPISTIVESVRISLERCPPELSADLVERGIVLAGGGALLRGLDRLIAEETGLPVYVAEDPLSAVAEGTGKVLQELDFLTKLTSPDLRS
- the mreC gene encoding rod shape-determining protein MreC, with protein sequence MSRPILFIACFLVIALAIAGFFLPDSIRPKLEKISIEATSPVWRSLDWIKDKYVNIRAGFQTAQELRSQNHKLTTENAGLQTENAILRSLKEENGRLREMIGFKDDSNFQLLPARVIQRDPSNWWNVVIINRGWEGNPALASDQPVVSARGVVGKTGAVGRYASRVILLVDENCKISAVTETSHARGIVVGATSLSAGDPLCHITFVGRDSEFAVGERVFTTGLGGAFPPNLLIGTVKEAPPLAADKNFGLYRDGVIEPTVDLNNLEEVFVVTGVK